One window from the genome of Penaeus monodon isolate SGIC_2016 chromosome 2, NSTDA_Pmon_1, whole genome shotgun sequence encodes:
- the LOC119582851 gene encoding uncharacterized protein LOC119582851 isoform X12, with translation MEKLGRYFHWPRKHVRPHRARDRPSPVHPITFRRLRPKSMRFSITASTTAETTMATEPPTTTSGPDRGSTSTPTPTTTVEITTVSGTTLPTTTEITGPTTTAGITTTGSTVTTTEGPTTTAGPMVITTEGPTTTVGPTVTTTEVPVTEQTAPTTQAPDVETTIQTTTKAPVTEPPVTAAPTQAPDTETTTKEQTEPPVTQAPDTETTTKTEEQTEAPATAAPAPDTETTTKEQTEAPATAAPAPDTETTTKVTAKQTESPVTAAPTTQAPDAETTTKAKEETKAPTAAPAPDTETTTKAQITTKQTEAPVTAAPTTPAPDTQTTMKEQTEAPATPAPAPDTETTTKAQEQTEAPVTAAPVTAAPVTAAPITAAPAPETTTKAKEQTEAPTAAPAPETTTKAKEQTEPPVTAAPVPAPETTTKAQEQTEAPVTAAPAPETTTKAKEQTEAPVTAAPVPAPETTTKAKEEQTDAPATAAPAPETTTKAKEQTDSPVTAAPVPAPETTKAPEPVTEAPAPEPVTDAPVEVTTAQFNTSGFTGSVSTYFTIGTSDSSTITISFGVEIILKMTKEKTFTFVFVLQVRSSGTVTETFSSMASLAALSGVRQETVMGRAEVNEEGTDTTTFVSALDRQNKTSTSNNTECLYTMEVILMKIQFTNKLTGELYPCDLDNQANAEPPYLEIIDHYNNTVINRYCYLDKNVSIHSFGDQMFGYIVTNGDPNIVPDIQAVQIKEEFCCGGVFYGAFRVPLIIPSPDYPQYKPHMRCPFVFRCDEDYDDCVIRLEFENFNLASNDVSRSRRQALNESDFGNGTAATTLAPYVPPTGPDFNRTICAGEDVVRVSQCGSISAINSREFCADNPPSQVYTGYKEVLMYFDSNDERQDQGFVIKFTPKDRRKWIYSDAELEPKCTCAHNLPNQIRKYFRKRNKNKTNKAKANKEPLRRVRREEREKLKERRTVEKEGKLPERRKRKQKNEENKDRSTNDQGKKREDDVEGPKRRRKKMKKMEGGDSNTEGQNKGKNGRDKEEKDGEKPQGRKKKRMNVGDKDRDAENQKKKNGGDIEENVNGPKRRRKNGGGGNEENAKRQKRRRKNGGGGNEENAKRQKRRRKKIGNTNASENEGGNQREQKKIAKDRRKDTLLEKKEKRLQRKNKNGEEDMPMTRAFNGKTNRKRQQYPWLVSVIQYERPLVKNKVKGDRPVERLCGGTLLSDRYVLTTTSCCTYCKTVWEKKNKKNIKLRKKRDAEGENNKMANKRKRRKKEEDKKGEVKEGEDDMDTEKKGGNQRRRRKNKKTNEELENGGNNRDKDEKAKGIGKGKGMKRGDKKTDKENDNDDDNKGKGKGKKKGDKKNDKENDNDDDDKGKGKRKKKGHKKKNDNQNDNDDANKNKKRRKGEKRGNKKKEDREKGAGNGQGDTAPRQNQNKRRNPLKKDVGAIIGEGSINIKKLGDVKPLKIGGIFIPSDCYDKMGKTELNGEPLYPVECPVLLKLKKKVKFNRFIKPMCMPIFDKIKINKERAASLGYGTRKASKTEPSKIPAEVINMRVLKKCEKRLKMKLDKTMICTKGKKKSGHMCFFDEGAPLLNVKVTGSGYKQHANLYGALVVPSCQLEDKKKKKNRREKRDTDENEPKEKRRKLRRRKQETPGTATASKPRQEAKRQGKEGAPGDRPKRKKKLRKMGDVGGEESQQTKPKKLRRKLGRQGQKDKKSILQDGGGDEYNPRKYNKFYIDVWVNIRSYKKWILNVVFNKKKAKACQRPKHFKSVPDIAKKFEIEDPCPF, from the exons ATGGAAAAGCTTGGCCGGTATTTCCATTGGCCACGCAAGCACGTGAGACCTCACCGCGCGAGAGACCGACCTTCGCCTGTCCATCCAATCACCTTTCGTCGCCTAAGGCCTAAGTCCATGCGCTTCTCCATCACAGCTTCCACGACGGCGGAAACCACGATGGCCACGGAGCCTCCGACGACCACCTCAGGGCCGGACCGAG GAAGTACCTCAACGCCTACACCCACAACCACGGTTGAAATTACAACAGTTTCTGGTACGACTCTACCTACAACAACAGAAATTACAGGCCCTACAACAACTGCAGGTATCACAACTACAGGATCTACAGTTACAACCACAGAAGGTCCAACAACAACAGCTGGACCTATGGTTATAACTACAGAAGGTCCTACAACAACAGTTGGACCCACAGTTACAACTACAGAAG TGCCCGTTACAGAACAAACGGCGCCGACAACGCAAGCTCCAGATGTAGAGACTACTATTCAAACTACAACTAAGG CCCCAGTTACAGAACCTCCAGTAACAGCAGCACCAACACAAGCCCCAGATACAGAAACAACCACGAAAG AACAAACGGAACCACCAGTGACACAGGCGCCCGATACAGAAACTACCACGAAAACTGAAG AGCAAACGGAGGCTCCAGCAACAGCAGCACCAGCGCCTGATACAGAAACCACCAcaaaag AGCAAACGGAGGCTCCAGCAACAGCAGCACCTGCGCCTGATACAGAAACCACCACAAAAG TAACTGCAAAACAAACGGAATCGCCTGTAACGGCAGCACCTACAACGCAGGCGCCAGACGCAGAAACTACCACGAAAGCTAAAG AGGAAACGAAAGCTCCAACAGCAGCTCCAGCGCCAGATACAGAAACTACCACAAAAGCTCAAA TAACTACAAAACAAACGGAAGCGCCTGTAACGGCAGCACCTACAACGCCGGCGCCAGACACACAAACTACCATGAAAG AGCAAACGGAAGCGCCGGCAACACCAGCACCAGCGCCAGATACAGAAACTACCACAAAAGCTCAAG AGCAAACAGAAGCTCCGGTAACTGCAGCTCCGGTAACTGCAGCTCCGGTAACTGCAGCTCCGATAACTGCAGCTCCTGCACCAGAAACTACCACAAAAGCTAAAG AACAAACGGAAGCTCCAACAGCAGCGCCAGCACCGGAAACTACCACAAAGGCTAAAG AACAAACGGAGCCACCAGTAACTGCAGCACCTGTACCTGCGCCTGAGACTACCACAAAAGCCCAAG AGCAAACAGAAGCTCCAGTAACAGCGGCACCTGCACCGGAAACAACCACAAAAGCTAAAG AACAAACAGAAGCACCAGTAACTGCAGCACCGGTACCTGCACCAGAAACTACCACAAAGGCTAAGGAAG AGCAAACAGATGCCCCAGCAACAGCAGCGCCTGCACCAGAAACTACCACAAAAGCTAAAG AGCAAACGGACTCACCAGTTACTGCAGCACCGGTACCTGCACCAGAAACTACAAAAGCTCCAG AACCAGTGACAGAAGCACCCGCACCGGAACCTGTAACGGACGCCCCAGTAGAAG TGACCACAGCCCAGTTCAACACGTCCGGTTTCACTGGGTCTGTCTCAACATATTTCACCATTGGGACAAGCGACTCCTCTACCATTACAATATCCTTTGGAGTGGAAATCATTCTAAAGATGACAAAAGAGAAGACCTTTACGTTCGTGTTTGTCCTGCAG GTGCGCTCTTCAGGCACAGTTACAGAAACCTTCAGCTCCATGGCGTCGTTAGCAGCGTTGAGTGGTGTTCGACAAGAAACCGTAATGGGCAGAGCAGAAGTGAACGAAGAGGGAACAGACACCACCACTTTCGTTTCGGCACTGGACAGGCAGAACAAAACGTCCACAAGCAACAACACAGAGTGTCTCTACACCATGGA GGTGATCCTGATGAAAATCCAGTTCACTAATAAGCTGACAGGCGAACTATACCCGTGCGATTTGGACAACCAGGCGAATGCTGAGCCCCCCTATTTGGAAATTATAGACCATTATAACAACAC CGTCATCAATAGATATTGTTACCTGGACAAAAATGTGAGCATCCACTCATTTGGCGACCAGATGTTTGGCTATATTGTGACCAACGGAGATCCAAATATTGTTCCAGACATTCA gGCGGTTCAAATAAAGGAAGAATTCTGTTGTGGCGGCGTGTTCTATGGAGCCTTCCGTGTGCCACTCATCATACCGTCGCCGGATTATCCTCAGTACAAACCCCACATGCGATGTCCTTTCGTCTTCAGG TGCGACGAGGACTACGACGACTGCGTCATCCGTCTCGAATTCGAAAACTTCAACCTCGCCTCCAACGACGTCAGCCGAAGCCGTCGCCAAGCGCTGAACGAAAGCGACTTCGGGAACGGGACAGCTGCCACCACCCTCGCCCCGTACGTCCCGCCGACCGGACCCGACTTCAACCGGACGATCTGCGCCGGCGAGGATGTGGTTCGGGTCAGCCAGTGCGGGTCCATCTCGGCGATCAACTCTCGCGA gTTCTGCGCGGACAACCCTCCCTCGCAAGTCTACACAGGATACAAAGAAGTGCTGATGTATTTCGACTCGAATGACGAAAGGCAAGACCAGGGCTTCGTGATCAAGTTCACGCCGAAGGACAGGAGGAAAT gGATTTATTCTGACGCCGAACTCGAGCCGAAGTGCA CGTGCGCGCACAATCTTCCCAACCAAATAAGAAAGTACtttagaaagaggaataagaacaaGACCAATAAAGCGAAGGCAAACAAGGAGCCTCTGCGCCGcgtgaggagagaagaaagggaaaaactgaaGGAGAGGAGAACGGTCGAGAAGGAAGGTAAACTCcccgaaaggaggaagaggaagcaaaagaatgaagaaaataaggACAGGAGCACTAACGACCagggcaaaaagagagaggatgacgtCGAAGGcccaaagaggaggaggaagaaaatgaagaaaatggagggaggagaCAGCAACACCGAGGGCCAAAACAAGGGAAAGAAcggaagagacaaagaggagaaggaCGGCGAGAAACcacagggaaggaagaagaagagaatgaatgtaggagacaaagacagagacgccgagaaccaaaagaaaaagaatggaggAGACATCGAGGAGAACGTCAACGGtccaaagaggaggaggaagaatggaggcGGAGGGAACGAGGAGAACGCCAAACgccaaaagaggaggaggaagaatggaggcGGAGGGAACGAGGAGAACGCCAAACgtcaaaagaggaggaggaagaagatcggAAACACGAATGCATCCGAAAACGAAGGAGGGAatcagagagaacaaaagaagatCGCGAAGGACAGACGGAAGGACACATTactagagaagaaggaaaagagacttcaaaggaagaataaaaatggagaggaagacaTGCCTATGACACGAGCCTTTAACGGGAAGACGAACAGGAAGCGGCAGCAATACCCGTGGCTG GTCAGCGTGATACAATATGAGCGACCTCTCGTGAAAAACAAGGTCAAAGGTGATCGCCCTGTTGAGAGACTCTGCGGTGGAACACTCCTGAGTGACAGATACGTCCTCACTACGACCTCCTGCTGCACCTATTGCAA AAccgtttgggaaaagaaaaataagaagaatattaaATTGCGGAAGAAGAGAGACGCAGAAGGAGAGAACAATAAGATggcaaataagagaaagagaaggaagaaagaggaagacaagaagggcgaagtaaaagaaggagaagacgacatggatacagagaagaaaggaggtaaccagaggagaagaagaaagaacaagaaaacaaacgagGAATTAGAGAACGGTGGCAACAATAGGGACAAAGACGAGAAAGCGAAGGGAATtggcaaaggaaaaggaatgaagagaggagacaagaagacCGACaaggaaaacgataatgatgatgataacaaaggaaaaggaaaaggaaagaaaaaaggagacaagaAGAACGATaaggaaaacgataatgatgatgatgacaaaggaaaaggaaaacgaaagaaaaagggacaCAAGAAGAAGAACGACAACCAAAACGACAATGACGAcgcgaacaagaacaagaaaagacgaaaaggagagaagagaggcaacaagaagaaagaagacagagagaagggcgCCGGGAACGGCCAGGGGGACACCGCCCCCCGGCAGAACCAGAACAAGAGGCGCAACCCACTGAAGAAGGACGTGGGCGCGATCATCGGCGAGGGCAGCATCAACATCAAGAAACTCGGGGACGTCAAGCCACTGAAGATCGGCGGCATCTTCATCCCGAGCGATTGCTACGACAAGATGGGCAAGACGGAGCTAA ACGGCGAACCCCTGTACCCGGTCGAGTGCCCCGTGCTACTGAagctgaagaagaaggtgaaATTCAACAGGTTCATTAAGCCCATGTGCATGCCGATTTTCGATAAGATCAAAATCAACAAGGAGAGAGCAGCTTCCCTGGGCTACGGGACCAGAAAAGCGTCGAAGACAG aaCCCTCCAAGATACCGGCTGAAGTGATTAACATGCGCGTGCTGAAGAAGTGCGAGAAGAGGCTGAAGATGAAGCTGGACAAGACTATGATCTGtacgaagggaaagaaaaagagcggACACATGTGCTTC TTCGACGAGGGAGCACCTCTCCTGAACGTCAAAGTAACAGGCAGCGGATACAAGCAACATGCTAACCTTTATGGTGCCTTG GTTGTGCCTAGCTGCCAGCttgaagacaagaagaaaaagaagaaccgcAGAGAGAAGCGAGACACTGACGAAAACGAACCAAAGGA
- the LOC119582851 gene encoding uncharacterized protein LOC119582851 isoform X6, whose product MEKLGRYFHWPRKHVRPHRARDRPSPVHPITFRRLRPKSMRFSITASTTAETTMATEPPTTTSGPDRGSTSTPTPTTTVEITTVSGTTLPTTTEITGPTTTAGITTTGSTVTTTEGPTTTAGPMVITTEGPTTTVGPTVTTTEVPVTEQTAPTTQAPDVETTIQTTTKAPVTEPPVTAAPTQAPDTETTTKEQTEPPVTQAPDTETTTKTEEQTEAPATAAPAPDTETTTKEQTEAPATAAPAPDTETTTKEQTEAPATAAPAPDTETTTKVTAKQTESPVTAAPTTQAPDAETTTKAKEETKAPTAAPAPDTETTTKAQITTKQTEAPVTAAPTTPAPDTQTTMKEQTEAPATPAPAPDTETTTKAQEQTEAPVTAAPVTAAPVTAAPITAAPAPETTTKAKEQTEAPTAAPAPETTTKAKEQTEPPVTAAPVPAPETTTKAQEQTEAPVTAAPAPETTTKAKEQTEAPVTAAPVPAPETTTKAKEEQTDAPATAAPAPETTTKAKEQTDSPVTAAPVPAPETTKAPEPVTEAPAPEPVTDAPVEVTTAQFNTSGFTGSVSTYFTIGTSDSSTITISFGVEIILKMTKEKTFTFVFVLQVRSSGTVTETFSSMASLAALSGVRQETVMGRAEVNEEGTDTTTFVSALDRQNKTSTSNNTECLYTMEVILMKIQFTNKLTGELYPCDLDNQANAEPPYLEIIDHYNNTVINRYCYLDKNVSIHSFGDQMFGYIVTNGDPNIVPDIQAVQIKEEFCCGGVFYGAFRVPLIIPSPDYPQYKPHMRCPFVFRCDEDYDDCVIRLEFENFNLASNDVSRSRRQALNESDFGNGTAATTLAPYVPPTGPDFNRTICAGEDVVRVSQCGSISAINSREFCADNPPSQVYTGYKEVLMYFDSNDERQDQGFVIKFTPKDRRKWIYSDAELEPKCTCAHNLPNQIRKYFRKRNKNKTNKAKANKEPLRRVRREEREKLKERRTVEKEGKLPERRKRKQKNEENKDRSTNDQGKKREDDVEGPKRRRKKMKKMEGGDSNTEGQNKGKNGRDKEEKDGEKPQGRKKKRMNVGDKDRDAENQKKKNGGDIEENVNGPKRRRKNGGGGNEENAKRQKRRRKNGGGGNEENAKRQKRRRKKIGNTNASENEGGNQREQKKIAKDRRKDTLLEKKEKRLQRKNKNGEEDMPMTRAFNGKTNRKRQQYPWLVSVIQYERPLVKNKVKGDRPVERLCGGTLLSDRYVLTTTSCCTYCKTVWEKKNKKNIKLRKKRDAEGENNKMANKRKRRKKEEDKKGEVKEGEDDMDTEKKGGNQRRRRKNKKTNEELENGGNNRDKDEKAKGIGKGKGMKRGDKKTDKENDNDDDNKGKGKGKKKGDKKNDKENDNDDDDKGKGKRKKKGHKKKNDNQNDNDDANKNKKRRKGEKRGNKKKEDREKGAGNGQGDTAPRQNQNKRRNPLKKDVGAIIGEGSINIKKLGDVKPLKIGGIFIPSDCYDKMGKTELNGEPLYPVECPVLLKLKKKVKFNRFIKPMCMPIFDKIKINKERAASLGYGTRKASKTEPSKIPAEVINMRVLKKCEKRLKMKLDKTMICTKGKKKSGHMCFFDEGAPLLNVKVTGSGYKQHANLYGALVVPSCQLEDKKKKKNRREKRDTDENEPKEKRRKLRRRKQETPGTATASKPRQEAKRQGKEGAPGDRPKRKKKLRKMGDVGGEESQQTKPKKLRRKLGRQGQKDKKSILQDGGGDEYNPRKYNKFYIDVWVNIRSYKKWILNVVFNKKKAKACQRPKHFKSVPDIAKKFEIEDPCPF is encoded by the exons ATGGAAAAGCTTGGCCGGTATTTCCATTGGCCACGCAAGCACGTGAGACCTCACCGCGCGAGAGACCGACCTTCGCCTGTCCATCCAATCACCTTTCGTCGCCTAAGGCCTAAGTCCATGCGCTTCTCCATCACAGCTTCCACGACGGCGGAAACCACGATGGCCACGGAGCCTCCGACGACCACCTCAGGGCCGGACCGAG GAAGTACCTCAACGCCTACACCCACAACCACGGTTGAAATTACAACAGTTTCTGGTACGACTCTACCTACAACAACAGAAATTACAGGCCCTACAACAACTGCAGGTATCACAACTACAGGATCTACAGTTACAACCACAGAAGGTCCAACAACAACAGCTGGACCTATGGTTATAACTACAGAAGGTCCTACAACAACAGTTGGACCCACAGTTACAACTACAGAAG TGCCCGTTACAGAACAAACGGCGCCGACAACGCAAGCTCCAGATGTAGAGACTACTATTCAAACTACAACTAAGG CCCCAGTTACAGAACCTCCAGTAACAGCAGCACCAACACAAGCCCCAGATACAGAAACAACCACGAAAG AACAAACGGAACCACCAGTGACACAGGCGCCCGATACAGAAACTACCACGAAAACTGAAG AGCAAACGGAGGCTCCAGCAACAGCAGCACCAGCGCCTGATACAGAAACCACCAcaaaag AGCAAACGGAGGCTCCAGCAACAGCAGCACCTGCGCCTGATACAGAAACCACCAcaaaag AGCAAACGGAGGCTCCAGCAACAGCAGCACCTGCGCCTGATACAGAAACCACCACAAAAG TAACTGCAAAACAAACGGAATCGCCTGTAACGGCAGCACCTACAACGCAGGCGCCAGACGCAGAAACTACCACGAAAGCTAAAG AGGAAACGAAAGCTCCAACAGCAGCTCCAGCGCCAGATACAGAAACTACCACAAAAGCTCAAA TAACTACAAAACAAACGGAAGCGCCTGTAACGGCAGCACCTACAACGCCGGCGCCAGACACACAAACTACCATGAAAG AGCAAACGGAAGCGCCGGCAACACCAGCACCAGCGCCAGATACAGAAACTACCACAAAAGCTCAAG AGCAAACAGAAGCTCCGGTAACTGCAGCTCCGGTAACTGCAGCTCCGGTAACTGCAGCTCCGATAACTGCAGCTCCTGCACCAGAAACTACCACAAAAGCTAAAG AACAAACGGAAGCTCCAACAGCAGCGCCAGCACCGGAAACTACCACAAAGGCTAAAG AACAAACGGAGCCACCAGTAACTGCAGCACCTGTACCTGCGCCTGAGACTACCACAAAAGCCCAAG AGCAAACAGAAGCTCCAGTAACAGCGGCACCTGCACCGGAAACAACCACAAAAGCTAAAG AACAAACAGAAGCACCAGTAACTGCAGCACCGGTACCTGCACCAGAAACTACCACAAAGGCTAAGGAAG AGCAAACAGATGCCCCAGCAACAGCAGCGCCTGCACCAGAAACTACCACAAAAGCTAAAG AGCAAACGGACTCACCAGTTACTGCAGCACCGGTACCTGCACCAGAAACTACAAAAGCTCCAG AACCAGTGACAGAAGCACCCGCACCGGAACCTGTAACGGACGCCCCAGTAGAAG TGACCACAGCCCAGTTCAACACGTCCGGTTTCACTGGGTCTGTCTCAACATATTTCACCATTGGGACAAGCGACTCCTCTACCATTACAATATCCTTTGGAGTGGAAATCATTCTAAAGATGACAAAAGAGAAGACCTTTACGTTCGTGTTTGTCCTGCAG GTGCGCTCTTCAGGCACAGTTACAGAAACCTTCAGCTCCATGGCGTCGTTAGCAGCGTTGAGTGGTGTTCGACAAGAAACCGTAATGGGCAGAGCAGAAGTGAACGAAGAGGGAACAGACACCACCACTTTCGTTTCGGCACTGGACAGGCAGAACAAAACGTCCACAAGCAACAACACAGAGTGTCTCTACACCATGGA GGTGATCCTGATGAAAATCCAGTTCACTAATAAGCTGACAGGCGAACTATACCCGTGCGATTTGGACAACCAGGCGAATGCTGAGCCCCCCTATTTGGAAATTATAGACCATTATAACAACAC CGTCATCAATAGATATTGTTACCTGGACAAAAATGTGAGCATCCACTCATTTGGCGACCAGATGTTTGGCTATATTGTGACCAACGGAGATCCAAATATTGTTCCAGACATTCA gGCGGTTCAAATAAAGGAAGAATTCTGTTGTGGCGGCGTGTTCTATGGAGCCTTCCGTGTGCCACTCATCATACCGTCGCCGGATTATCCTCAGTACAAACCCCACATGCGATGTCCTTTCGTCTTCAGG TGCGACGAGGACTACGACGACTGCGTCATCCGTCTCGAATTCGAAAACTTCAACCTCGCCTCCAACGACGTCAGCCGAAGCCGTCGCCAAGCGCTGAACGAAAGCGACTTCGGGAACGGGACAGCTGCCACCACCCTCGCCCCGTACGTCCCGCCGACCGGACCCGACTTCAACCGGACGATCTGCGCCGGCGAGGATGTGGTTCGGGTCAGCCAGTGCGGGTCCATCTCGGCGATCAACTCTCGCGA gTTCTGCGCGGACAACCCTCCCTCGCAAGTCTACACAGGATACAAAGAAGTGCTGATGTATTTCGACTCGAATGACGAAAGGCAAGACCAGGGCTTCGTGATCAAGTTCACGCCGAAGGACAGGAGGAAAT gGATTTATTCTGACGCCGAACTCGAGCCGAAGTGCA CGTGCGCGCACAATCTTCCCAACCAAATAAGAAAGTACtttagaaagaggaataagaacaaGACCAATAAAGCGAAGGCAAACAAGGAGCCTCTGCGCCGcgtgaggagagaagaaagggaaaaactgaaGGAGAGGAGAACGGTCGAGAAGGAAGGTAAACTCcccgaaaggaggaagaggaagcaaaagaatgaagaaaataaggACAGGAGCACTAACGACCagggcaaaaagagagaggatgacgtCGAAGGcccaaagaggaggaggaagaaaatgaagaaaatggagggaggagaCAGCAACACCGAGGGCCAAAACAAGGGAAAGAAcggaagagacaaagaggagaaggaCGGCGAGAAACcacagggaaggaagaagaagagaatgaatgtaggagacaaagacagagacgccgagaaccaaaagaaaaagaatggaggAGACATCGAGGAGAACGTCAACGGtccaaagaggaggaggaagaatggaggcGGAGGGAACGAGGAGAACGCCAAACgccaaaagaggaggaggaagaatggaggcGGAGGGAACGAGGAGAACGCCAAACgtcaaaagaggaggaggaagaagatcggAAACACGAATGCATCCGAAAACGAAGGAGGGAatcagagagaacaaaagaagatCGCGAAGGACAGACGGAAGGACACATTactagagaagaaggaaaagagacttcaaaggaagaataaaaatggagaggaagacaTGCCTATGACACGAGCCTTTAACGGGAAGACGAACAGGAAGCGGCAGCAATACCCGTGGCTG GTCAGCGTGATACAATATGAGCGACCTCTCGTGAAAAACAAGGTCAAAGGTGATCGCCCTGTTGAGAGACTCTGCGGTGGAACACTCCTGAGTGACAGATACGTCCTCACTACGACCTCCTGCTGCACCTATTGCAA AAccgtttgggaaaagaaaaataagaagaatattaaATTGCGGAAGAAGAGAGACGCAGAAGGAGAGAACAATAAGATggcaaataagagaaagagaaggaagaaagaggaagacaagaagggcgaagtaaaagaaggagaagacgacatggatacagagaagaaaggaggtaaccagaggagaagaagaaagaacaagaaaacaaacgagGAATTAGAGAACGGTGGCAACAATAGGGACAAAGACGAGAAAGCGAAGGGAATtggcaaaggaaaaggaatgaagagaggagacaagaagacCGACaaggaaaacgataatgatgatgataacaaaggaaaaggaaaaggaaagaaaaaaggagacaagaAGAACGATaaggaaaacgataatgatgatgatgacaaaggaaaaggaaaacgaaagaaaaagggacaCAAGAAGAAGAACGACAACCAAAACGACAATGACGAcgcgaacaagaacaagaaaagacgaaaaggagagaagagaggcaacaagaagaaagaagacagagagaagggcgCCGGGAACGGCCAGGGGGACACCGCCCCCCGGCAGAACCAGAACAAGAGGCGCAACCCACTGAAGAAGGACGTGGGCGCGATCATCGGCGAGGGCAGCATCAACATCAAGAAACTCGGGGACGTCAAGCCACTGAAGATCGGCGGCATCTTCATCCCGAGCGATTGCTACGACAAGATGGGCAAGACGGAGCTAA ACGGCGAACCCCTGTACCCGGTCGAGTGCCCCGTGCTACTGAagctgaagaagaaggtgaaATTCAACAGGTTCATTAAGCCCATGTGCATGCCGATTTTCGATAAGATCAAAATCAACAAGGAGAGAGCAGCTTCCCTGGGCTACGGGACCAGAAAAGCGTCGAAGACAG aaCCCTCCAAGATACCGGCTGAAGTGATTAACATGCGCGTGCTGAAGAAGTGCGAGAAGAGGCTGAAGATGAAGCTGGACAAGACTATGATCTGtacgaagggaaagaaaaagagcggACACATGTGCTTC TTCGACGAGGGAGCACCTCTCCTGAACGTCAAAGTAACAGGCAGCGGATACAAGCAACATGCTAACCTTTATGGTGCCTTG GTTGTGCCTAGCTGCCAGCttgaagacaagaagaaaaagaagaaccgcAGAGAGAAGCGAGACACTGACGAAAACGAACCAAAGGA